One window of Triticum dicoccoides isolate Atlit2015 ecotype Zavitan chromosome 5A, WEW_v2.0, whole genome shotgun sequence genomic DNA carries:
- the LOC119302674 gene encoding protein POLLENLESS 3-LIKE 2-like yields MMHHHHQLDQWLAGGVGGVGAVLRPTKSAPCSPVKPAAVSQLRTHSDSFHVAHKVPVGDTPYVRAKRVQLVDKDPEKAIALFWGAINAGDRVDSALKDMAIVMKQQNRAEEAIEAIKSLRVRCSDQAQESLDNILLDLYKRCGRLDDQISLLKHKLQLIHQGHAFNGKRTKTARSQGRKFQVTLEQEATRLLGNLGWALMQKENYTEAEGAYRRALVIGPDNNKMCNLGICLMKQGRVLEAKDVLKQVRPAGVDGLRGADSHLKAYERAQEMLRDLEVKLVGRPGWAGAIGDNLVDKKWLFDALMLGSSSSIWQPQPCIDHLLPPPAPQQPRDSFADENNAGPAAAAAAAGKKMAALQQQQQQQQQANLNIDAQPFYSHRMPPLAAKPLQNAPRQQQLPQQKPPAQMHHDPMGNLKRTRSGTAMDKAAAAAAAGEKTKEEQSSNKEADKNQDDTSNNGRRKSLTAEERWPELPDHSAFDEALVASVLAPVPADDENCNTGKPSAKAPLAPASCCDTSPAAVKEKVGKRLRIFQDITQTLNVL; encoded by the exons AtgatgcaccaccaccaccagctggACCAGTGGCTCGCCGGCGGCGTTGGCGGCGTGGGCGCGGTGCTCCGGCCGACCAAGTCCGCGCCCTGCTCCCCCGTCAAGCCGGCGGCGGTCTCCCAGCTGCGGACGCACTCCGACTCCTTCCATGTGGCTCACAAGGTCCCCGTCGGCGACACGCCCTACGTCCGCGCCAAGCGCGTCCAG CTGGTGGACAAGGACCCGGAGAAGGCCATCGCGCTGTTCTGGGGCGCGATCAACGCCGGCGACCGCGTGGACAGCGCGCTCAAGGACATGGCCATCGTGATGAAGCAGCAGAACCGGGCCGAGGAGGCCATCGAGGCCATCAAGTCGCTCCGCGTCCGCTGCTCCGACCAGGCGCAGGAGTCGCTCGACAACATCCTCCTCGACCTCTACAAG AGGTGCGGGCGGCTGGACGACCAGATCTCGCTGCTCAAGCACAAGCTGCAGCTCATCCACCAGGGCCACGCCTTCAACGGCAAGCGCACCAAGACGGCCCGCTCCCAGGGCCGCAAGTTCCAGGTCACCCTCGAGCAGGAGGCCACCAGGCTCCTC GGCAACCTGGGGTGGGCGCTGATGCAGAAGGAGAACTACACGGAGGCGGAGGGGGCGTACCGGCGGGCGCTGGTCATCGGCCCGGACAACAACAAGATGTGCAACCTGGGGATCTGCCTCATGAAGCAGGGCCGGGTGCTGGAGGCCAAGGACGTGCTCAAGCAGGTGCGCCCCGCCGGCGTCGACGGCCTCCGCGGCGCCGACTCCCACCTCAAGGCCTACGAGCGCGCGCAGGAGATGCTCCGCGACCTCGAGGTCAAGCTCGTCGGCCGCCCCGGCTGGGCCGGCGCCATTGGCGACAACCTCGTCGACAAGAAGTGGCTCTTCGACGCGCTCATGCTCGGCTCCTCCTCCAGCATCTGGCAGCCGCAGCCCTGCATCGACCACCTGCTGCCCCCGCCGGCACCACAGCAGCCCCGCGACAGCTTCGCCGACGAGAACAacgccggccccgccgccgccgcagcagccgcGGGCAAGAAGATGGCCGctctgcagcagcagcaacagcagcagcagcaggccaaCCTCAACATCGACGCGCAGCCATTCTACTCGCACCGCATGCCGCCGCTGGCCGCCAAGCCACTGCAGAACGCACCGCGCCAGCAGCAGCTGCCGCAGCAGAAGCCTCCGGCGCAGATGCATCACGATCCCATGGGCAACCTGAAGAGGACGCGGTCCGGCACCGCCATGGACAAGGCCGCGGCCGCGGCGGCAGCCGGGGAGAAGACCAaggaggagcagagcagcaacaaggAGGCCGACAAGAACCAGGACGACACCAGCAACAACGGCCGGAGGAAGTCGCTCACCGCCGAGGagaggtggccggagctgccggaccACAGCGCGTTCGACGAGGCCCTGGTGGCGTCGGTCCTGGCCCCGGTCCCCGCCGACGACGAGAACTGCAACACCGGCAAGCCGTCAGCAAAGGCGCCTCTAGCTCCGGCGAGCTGCTGCGACACGAGCCCGGCGGCGGTGAAGGAGAAGGTGGGGAAGAGGCTGAGGATCTTCCAGGACATCACGCAGACGCTCAACGTGCTCTGA